Sequence from the Leptospira johnsonii genome:
AAAGGGGGAGAAATGATAGAAAGAATTTTAGAAAGAACCTTTCTACTTTTTTTGTCTTCTGGCTTTGCGAAAACGAATACGGACCAGATTGCAAAACATATCGGTATCAGCAAAAGAACATTATATAAATATTATGATACTAAGGATAAGCTTATCGATTCCGTTTTCGAACTAATGAGATCCAAGGTCCAGGCAAAGTTTGATAAGGTTTTGCAGGATAAGACTAAGGACCCGATCGATCGTCTGAAAGAAATCCTATTCTTCATTTCGGATCTGGGATCTAAGATGTCCAAAACATTTGCAAAAGATATTGAGATGGTCCGCCCTGATCTTTTCATCACTATGAGAGAGTTCCGAAAACAAAGGATATTAAGTTTAGGGGACCTTCTCCGGGAAGGACAAAAAGCGGGACAAATCCGGAAAGATGTCACACCGGAGCTGACGATTGATATTTTACTGGCAGCAGTGGACGGGATCTTAAATCCGACTTACTTATTCCAAAGTCCTTATTCTAATACGATGGCATTCGATGCGATCGTTACCATCT
This genomic interval carries:
- a CDS encoding TetR/AcrR family transcriptional regulator, which produces MIERILERTFLLFLSSGFAKTNTDQIAKHIGISKRTLYKYYDTKDKLIDSVFELMRSKVQAKFDKVLQDKTKDPIDRLKEILFFISDLGSKMSKTFAKDIEMVRPDLFITMREFRKQRILSLGDLLREGQKAGQIRKDVTPELTIDILLAAVDGILNPTYLFQSPYSNTMAFDAIVTIFLEGVQEKH